GATCATAGCAGTGGAGGAATCGGtaatgatttaaagaaaaaaaaaggcagcctATGGTCTATAGAGTTTGAGGAAATGAGAGGATGCTTCACGCACATGCCCGGGGTCAGGTGCCTGCATGACTACCCCTCCCTGAAGTGGGGTGGGTGGCACAGGACGGCACTCTGCATGCCCACCCTGGCAGGCGTTTGTAATTGGTCCTCCAGGACATCCCAGAGGGCAGTTCCTAGCATCTGAGCTCCTGGCCTGGGAGCAGAATTGGGCTCTAATTGGTCTGCACCTTATTTGGAGGAGGAAAGTAATCAGGGATTAccattctcttcctgctctcagatGAGGTCTGAGGAGCTGGGAGgtgtgggaggaaggagagactACAAGTGAACCCCCTAAATAATGCAAGATGAGAGCCTGGCCCCGACGTGGACCGGCAGAAGCTTGTTTTCTCACTGCAAACAGGAGGCGTCATGAGACACGCCTACTCTGTGAACAAGCCCCTCTCCTTTCCCATTTCCTCCACCCTCACCTGTGCCCTTTAGTTAGGTCTGTCCATGACCACTAACCCTGCAACTGAAGCCAAGCAGAAAGTTAAAGCGTCTCTCCAATGAtgcatttaaaacaaaagctAGTTTCTGGACTAGTTTATCAGCAAGAGCTTTCTATGTCACAAACGTTTCTAGTAAATCGACTGCCACCACCTCCTTTCAAGACTGTGACTTTACCTAGCTGAATGTTTCTTGAACTTCTTCGGGATCAGACTTTCCCGGGAGGCTGGCTGTACCTACAGattcccatcctcctccccacctctctgagccagcaggatTGGGGCTTGAAGGCCAGCAACAAGTATTCCCAGGTACTTGAGACGGCTGCAGATGGCCTGCTATCCTCTTTGAGAACAGCATTTGTGTCTTGTATCATAAACACAAACCCTTGGCCGAGGAGAACTCAGCCATACAACATCCCACTGAGCCCTCAGGCAGGCCTGGCCTCTGAAGGCAGTGTGCCATGGAATCTGACCAACAGGCAGAAAGGACTAAGTTCCAGTCGTGACATTGTTAGTTTCAGAATAGTTGTCCAAGTGCCTCTCTCACTCTCAGTCTCCATTGTCTAACATGAATAACATGCAAGTCCCTGAACCTCAGTtacctcacctgtaaaatgggagtatttTTCTCTATCTCATCTGGTGGTTGGGATCAGATATGAAAACAGAAGCATTTACAATGACCAGTAATtggtgcacgtgtgcatgctaagtcacttcagtcgtgtctgacattttgcaaccctgtggactgtagcccaccaggctcctctgtccttgggattctccaggcaagaatactggagtgggttgccatgccctcctccgggaaatcttcctgagccagggctcaaacccacatctcttatgtcttctgctttggcaggcagattctttaccactagtggcactgGCAAGCCCCAGTAATTGGCAGCTCTCATTTCTTTTCCCTAATTTTCATCCCAACAGATCCTTGTCTTCCCTTAGCTGTCAGAGTTGTAAAAATCATCAAAGTCAAATAAACCAACCTCCAATTAGATGTGAGTAGTTTATGAATTAGGAGGATTTAATCCAGGTGCATTAGTTTCCTACTGCTGCTGAAATGAGTTACCACAAGTTTagtgggtttcagttcagttcagtcgctcaggcgtgtccgactctttgcaaccccatgaatcgcagcatgccaggcctccctgtccatcaccaactcccagagttcactcagactcacgtccatcgacacggtgaggccatccagccatctcatcctctgtcgtccccttctcctcctgccccgaatccctcccagcatcagggtcttatccaatgagtcaactcttcacatgaggtggccaaagtattaaaaaaacacaaattttacTCTTAGAGAGCCAGAGGTCAAAAGTCCTCCAGAACTGTAAACGAAGGTGTCACCAGAACTGTGTTCCTTCTGGCATTTGCAGGAGAGAAGGCGTCCCTTGCCTTTCCCAGCCTGCGGAGGCTGCCGCCTTCTTTAACGTGTGACCACGTCACTCCTCCCTCTGCTTCTGTTGTCTCATCTCCTTCCCTGAgtctccctctcctgccctcgTCTCTCCCTTGTAAGGGTCCATATGATTGCATCAGGCTCACCTGGACCCTCCAGGCTACTCATCCTGTCCTCTAAGACCCTTAATCACACCTGCACTGTCCCTTTTACCAGGTGAGGGGACGTATTCACAGGGTCCAGGAATTAGAATGTGGACATCTCATGTGGACATCACTCTATCTACTACACCGGGTTTTGATGTTTTACTAAGAGAACCTGCAGACCTAGTGCCTTAGTTCCCTGCAGGGAGACGGGATGGCCTAGATGGAGTGTTCAGTTTTCCACAAATCAGACTTTGCTTTCCTACCATAGTTGGTACACAAGCACTGGGCAAGAGTGTTGGAAGTCCGTGATCAACAAGGATCTCAGTGTCTTGTGAATTGCAACAAGTTCTCTGAGTCATCACTGGAAGACTTGATTAAGCTCCATCTTGTAGTGTTCCAGGTATTTGAAAATTGGAAACCCATGTACCACATTCATTCATTGTTTGATTCAGTTCCAAGAGATCTACTGAAGACCTGCTGCACAGAAGCCTTCCTTCCCTAACAAAATTACTCGATTAATTAAGACCTTCTCTTTCCCCACCCAAGGGTAAGGACACACACAAGTTGTCACGCTGATTTGACTTTGGTTGTTGtttaggcactcagtcgtgtccaactctttgtgaccccatggacagtggccctccaagctcccctgtccatgggattctccaggcaagaatacaggagtgggttgccatgccctccctgcaggggatcttcctgacccagggattgaacgtgaggctctcacatctcctgcatcggcaggcagattctttaccactagtgccacctgggaagcccgccttGACTTCAGGACCATCTAAATAGCTGTCTCAGGCCTGCCACTGCTTttcaccctccaccccaccccagtcaGTATGGCTATTCCCTTCTTTGAGGGTTCTACTGATCACTGACTGTGTATTAGACACTGGCCATGACTTTGAGATACTGGTCTTCTGCTGAAGGACAGAAGCTCATAAACACTGTGTTGCAGTGTCATAAGAGAAATGGCATAGAAGTGGAGGGTGCTTGCTGAGGGGCTCCTTCTTGGGAAGGAGTGGAATGTACATTGTGAACTTGATAATTTGAGGTACATTTGAGATATCAAGATGGAAAGCTTCGTAGggagtttatacatatatatatatatatttgtatacatatatatataaagagagagcaCTCATAGAAGCTAGAGGAAGGTGATGTCACTGATACTAAAATCCGTGAGTGCCGCTGAAGCCATGCACAGAGGCTGAGGATGAGAAGAGGAGACCGTCTGTCCAGGAAGACCCCTGAACAAACGAGAGCTCTTctgtcaccttctcctctctAGCACCTTTCACATCTTAGGTGGCCAGTCTCTCCCTTCGTCCGTTCAGAATGGTTTAGTTTGCTGCTTGCTCTTGATTTCCATTTCCTAAGAAACACACCTGGATGATAGGAGAAATTTTTTCTTTCGGAGCAAAACTTCCAGTTCTTTTCCCCTAAAACATTTGAGGCATTTTAACTTAAACCAGGTAGACATTTTCCTGGGAGCTACATCCATAAAATAAATGCATGATTGGTGTAGTCAAAGACCTCCAAAGAGGCTCCGTGATTATTTTTTGAGTGACTGTGAAGATGAAGTGCAGGGAGATATGGCTGGAGGAGAAAAAGCTgggctgagagcaggaggagggatGTGGTTTGGACAGAGCTCATGACtttgagaggagaaaaggaagaggattcCTTAGGGCACTGTTTTCCCAATTGTAAACGCTATTTATCACCTGCAAGGTTTTGGTGAAACTCCCCACAGCACTTGCACAATTATGtacttaattttttctctttaaatcaaTTCACTTTTTATACTAAAAAACATGTATACAAAGCAGGCAATATATCTTTTGAAAATGGAGACCTGCATAACAGTGAATATATAGGAGGATTAGTTTTGAAAGTTAAAAGCTTCCATAAAGAATTAGAAATGATTACATTTTGGTTGGGAACTGTTGCTTGCCCATGGCTATGAACTTGAAACATGCTCACTGTTAGCAAAGAACTGTGATAAGTAAGCGTTAGAAAGGTTTTGAAGGCATTCTAGCACCAAACTCAGATTTTTCCCTCTAGGTAAATCAGAAGAATTGAAATCAATTTGAAAAGAGAACAACCTTCTCACTAAGTAATTCCATGCTATTTAATTTTGAGTACCACAGGAGGCATTCAGAAACCCTCTCAGTAACTTGTCCTAGGAGTAGTGCTAAGGAGAGGTCAGGGGTGTTTGGGAACTAAACAGCCTGGAACCAGCTTGAGTCATAGAGCCAATTCCCGCCCCCTTCCCTTGGGTCCCACAGCAGTCAGAGCTCCAAGGAGTTTATTCTTCCTGGTGTACGGAAGGTCCTGAGAGGCATGCATGACATCTCTGGACATCCATTTTGGTGTTCTTCTCCTTGGGAAGGGAGAATCTACCACAGTTCACCTTAGAAAGAGGAAAGCCAATGAGGCTTTGAGGAGCAGTGGGCAGAAGACGCCTTTTGAAGCTGGGAGAATGATTCGGATGGAACCCTTGACCCCACTTGTCTTGATAGAAGCAAGTAATATAGCCATAGCCTTCAGCTGATGAAGCCACTTAGAAAACCTTATGGATTGCTAACTTAGTTACAGCATCTCCAGGGAAGAAGACCCTGCAGGCAGTCCATGATGCGCTCATGTGCTTTATGTGCAGTGACATGCACTGGGCGTCCATCCGTCATCAGAGAGAGAGCCTGCAGCTGCGCAGGGCCTGAGGATGACTGTTTCACATCACTTATTTACTAGTTTGCAAGATCTGACTGTCCAGGACACAACACAGGGTTTGAAGTCAtttgaaatgttaaaaaagaaaaaaaaaaatgacaactctCATCTTCCCTCTGTTACTATGATGGGCATGTTGTACTGATCTCTTTGCTTTCATCAGACTAATTGCCCGTTCCTTCACAATGGCTTAGACACAACGATATAGAAACTGTCTGGGAGAGCAGTCTGGCTTTGAATGGTAATGAGGGGTAGATACATGCAGTGGCTGCTCTTCTTGGAAAACTGGAAAGGGATGTGTAGATGAAGGTTTGCCAACCCATTCAGGGGTGAATTTAGACTGCTTGGGACATTTGAAGTACGTactagaaaaatgtaaatattctcaTACTGGTTGGAAGGTTATAGTTTAGGCAAATATTACCACTTTTAATTCAACCTAGAACACCAGAATGTCAGAACTGAAAGGGACCATCAGGACCATCTAATCAAAGGCcttcatttttcagataagaaaactcAGAGGTCAGAAAGGatttgcccaaggccagggcATGAAACTCACAGAAGATGGGGAAATGATTGTTTGTCCCTTTAACTTACAGAAGCGCAATATAAAGTCATTTTAAGATAATAGGAAATATATCACTTGGCAGCTGGGAAAAAGAGACTTTTCAAACTTTAaatgagaatggcattgaaacatgtataatatcatatatgaaacaaatcgccagtccaggtttgatgcatgatactggatgcttggggctggtgcactgagacaacccagagggatggtacggagagggaggagggtggggggttcaggatggggaacatgtgtatacctgtggcagattcatgttgatgtgtggcaaaaccaatacaatattataaagtaattaacctccaattaaaataaataaatttatattaaaaaagaaaattatttttaaaaatgtctgtatATATTTTTGGTTTAGGAGGAAAAGATTTTGTCCTCCCTGAATCTAGACATTTAATGAGTTTTGTCCTCCTGGTGATAGGAAATTTGCTTAAAAAAGGggatattaagaaaaaagaaggaacaaaGGTAAGCAATTGATGAGACTCCTTAATTATTGTTTCCAATGCCCAAGCCTTTTCCAGAGCTCCCTTTTAAGAGGAGATATTTCACACTAAGGTAAAGAGCATATTTTTGTGAGCAATCCTGAGCTCCTGGTATTTGATGAAAACACTTTGTGGTCCTGTGACTTTTAGATTTAAAGAATTGATGGTTCAGTGAGAAAATGTCCAAGACCTCACCTGAAGTAGGAGCCCCTGACTTCCTGGTGCCCATCCCTTGCTAGGGTGAAATCTCAGGATGCTACTGGAGAGAGGgagacattaaaaacaaacaaacaaacacaggcaACCCAGTCGGGCTTCAGTTTGCTCAGACCCTAGCTGCCTTTCTCATCAAGAGAGAAAAGTAATAGAGAAAATCACACTATACCCTTTTGTCACACAGAATTAGAAGCCATCACCTGAAATGACTGCTTTTGACCACTTTTCCACTGTGCCACTGAAAGTAGACCACCAGCTAAATGGGCATTGATCAATCCAGTAATAACAGGAATTAGCGCCCAGATTTGTACAGAAGTTTACTGTtataacctggagaaggcaatggcaccccactccggtactcctgcctggaaaatcccatggacggaggagcctggtaggctacagtccatggggtcgcaaagagtcaggcacgactgagcgacttcactttcactttactgttATAAAAGGCATTCACGAGTATCTTCTCATTTATTCCTTACGGCAGCTCTCAAGAGGAATAATTGCTTCactctgcagatgaggaaactgagccacaCATGTTAGCAGGTGTAGTTCTGGGGATCCTGACTCCTGGTTGAGGCCTCCTACCACTGTTTCTAGGAGCCCTACTCATGTTTCTAGACGCTTCCCTTCTATTTCTTCTAAAAGCTCACTCTAATGCCGCAACCTTACCTCTTGCTGGAAAGAAGCAACGTACTTAGAACTGAACATACAGTGCTTATCACAGTTCTTGACATCCTGTCATTGCTTGGCATGTGGTAGTTGCTGTGGAGGGGTCGGATGTGCGGTACAACAATCAGGATCATAAATAGGGCTTGGTATCAGAAAGATACAGATCTGAGTCCTGAGTCTCTGAATATTTGATTTGAGATCCCCTTCAGCTCTCTGAAAATGCTATATGTGAGTGGGGCCAAATGACTAAACTTCCCTGAGGGCATGAACACCTACTTTAAGAGGTGTACTGTGGAATGAGATACACAGGGACATGCAGAGCTTAGCAAGGTGCCTGTGCTTAGTATTCAGGAAGGGGGAGGGTGATGATCTCAAAAGGATTTGCTCCTTATTGTGAGGAAACAAAACAATGCCCCCTTTGAAACCAGATGTTAACATTTCGTAGTCAAACAACCTTGTGTTCTTTCTTTGTCTTATGTATCCAAAGGCCTTCTGCCTTTGCCCCCTCTCTTGACTTTTGCATCTAAGAGAGATTTCAAGAGTGTTCTGTGGACCCCGCAACTTGTGTACTCTACAGAGCAGGTCTCCCTTGGGGCCAGGTACCTGTATATGATGCATGCCGTGTTCTGGCAGGTGCTGCAGTTGTTGAGATCTTGGCCGGTTCGATAAAAGTTGCGCCTGCAAAACAGAGCATTTGCTAGATAAATCTATGGGCAAACGCCCCGTGGGATGCACACACTCTACAGACTCATTTCCTGCAGCACAGCATTGTCCTTCTCATGATTTCCAAAGTCTGAAGGTTCATGATCAttgcaaacaaagaaacaagaaatctATATTAATAGGATCTCACGTTTCTAGAATGCTGTATAGATGTTTAAACACTTTGAGATCTGGATTTTCTTAATGCTGACAATAATCCTCTGAGATGGGTCGGTTATTCTTACCCCCACATggtaaatggggaaactgagggacTCTGCAAGTCAGTAGAGGGAGATGGTTAAAACTCCTGATCCCTTTAGGTTAGTACATTTCTCCCTGTCTCGTCACAGGGCTTCTCTCTTGTAAGGCAGTGTTGACTCTGATTCCTAGCAGCAAATGCCAATTAAttaattcttctttttcctaCCCTTTTGTTGATTAGCTTTCACCATTCCTTTTTCTCAGTCTTTAGGGAGCACTGTTTCAAGGAAGGAGCATCCCACACCTAAACAAATAactgccttcctgtcctcagacGGATGCTGAGTCACCCAGGAAAGCATTTGAAGCTTCTTTCTCTTTGTGGAATTATGATCTCATTTCAGTCCCTACTTAGCTGGTGCATGATGGACTGGCTCAAGCCTTCAAAGTGGTCGGTGGAGGGGAAGGTCAACAGCAAGCTCAGTGGCTACCTCAAGTCCTCtgtgacaaacacacacaaagcTAAAATACTGTGCAAATATAGTAACTCCCTACAGGGATAGGGTTGGGGCAGAACCTGCGTACTATCATTCTCCCCTCTCGTTTATTGACTGGGCCCACATCTTAATAAAAAGTAACTTTGGACCCTGCTGCTTCATTGTCCCCTTTCTCCAACCTGTTGTCATTTGGAAATAAAAACCAATCATCGTGGAAACACACTGAAGCCTACAACCCAGTGAAACCCGGTCCAAACAAAGGAAGACCATTGCGTATAATTTGGGGGAATGATAGCATTTCAAACATTTTGGAGACATTTTACTAACGGAAGGCAAGGGTCTCTCTCTGCCCCTATCCTCCCAAATGACTTTACCCTGCCCCCGCTCCCCCAAATCCACCTTACCCTTCTGTGAGAGCTCGAGCTTTCTCCAAGTCTTGAATTACATTCAAAAGGACTTTAATCTTCTCTTGGTTTGAGTGCAGAGACTCCTCCACAGATTGCAGCCTGCCCTGGAGGTCGCAGAGCTCGCCCTGTGCCAGGTGAATTGGGTTAATCCCGCCAGTCACCCTCTGCTGCTTGGTCTCCTGgttgaggagagaggaggggaggtgaCCGCTTCCTGGACAGTTCTGAAGCTCTGGGATGTCTGACTTGATGGGGTTCTTTGCCGTCTGCTCCTGGCACACAGGGGCAGATCCTGACTCACTGTTCGTTTCGAGTGACTGCAGATCCTGGTAATTGTTACTCAATGAAGAACAGTCTGAAGCGCCCCCTGGTTGGGCTGGCTGACTCTGGGAGCCAGGTGGAGGGGAGCTGTGAGTCCGTGGATGTGAAGGAGCACACCTTTCCTTTGACCTAGATGACAGTGGGCCAAGATCTTTGTCATCGGAGTTATCTTTGGGCAAAAGCAATTCGGGTTGCGGGTTCCCTGTGCCAGGTGTGTGATTGGCTCTACTGGGGGCATTTAAGCAGGAGGGGATACTTTCTGAATCTGGTGGCAGCTGTCTTCTTCCATCACCTGGACGCCTGTCAACCAAAGGGGGTATGGAGTTGCTAATCTCGGCAGACCGGTCTGGGCTCAAAGTGGACTCCCTTCCTGCCCAGGTAGGACTGTGGTAAATATCATCTGGGACCTGAATGGCAGCTGTTACTTTCTCCAAGGCTCTCCATGTCCCAGCTTCAAAGCATAGGCTCACAGGCCCATTGCTTTGCACCTTGGACATTCTAGGGAGAAACGGGTGGGACACCTTGACCCTTCGAGGCCCATCCTCAAGATGCTGAGCCAGCCGTAAGTAGGCAAGTTCAGAGGACACAATGTCCTGCTCAGAGAGATTGCCATTCACCTGGATGGCACTTTGGGATGCTGTCGGCATTTCTACCAGGGACTTGCTggctgtgagtctctttcttttGAAAACCGGGAAATGCTTCCTGAGACTGGGGGATGTTTGGATTGCGATGTTCCGAAAGCCCCCTGCCTTCTGGGACCTGGGAAAGGAGAGCGAGTAGGTGGGGAGGTGATGATGCCTGGAGGCCTGAGTCTTGCCCATTACAGCCGGGTCCTCGGACGTCTGGACATCCACCTCAGCTAGACCAGGTGGAGCCTTACTGGTGCCATCCTCCTTGAATCGGACCTGCTGAGATTTGCTCCTGCGGTGGTGAGGTTGCTTCACCAGCTCCACAGACTCTAGACTGTTACGTTTCAGAAGCACAGGCctcactttcatgctttgctGGGCCATTGAGCCTCAGTTGAAAGGATTAGGACCATACACTTCTCCTGGGCACATTTCCTTAGGTCTTTGGAGCAGCGTCTAATGACAGCATCTCAGACACAGAGATCTGCCTCTGAATACGGGCAGCTCTGTTGGCCATTCCCAGCCAGTAGGTTTTACTTAGAGGGGAGAGGGCTCTCCATAAGGCTTCCCCTGCAGTTAAAATATTATTCCATCTCAGTGGTAATTACCACTTAGATAAACAAAGAGTTAGGCTAATTATTAAACCTCTGATCTACCATGAGAGCTGGTGGGCTGTTTATCAGAGGAGGTTGGCTGGCAGTTCTGATCCTGGAAGAAGCTTGCGGTCTtgaacaaaaagacaacaaaagtcCCATTTAGAGGAGAGCGCCAGACTCCCAATGTGTGAATTCCAAAAGAAACCTGCTACGTCTGGAACATACGGTTTCCTTTCCAGGAGCATCAGTTCCCAGTGTAAAACTACAGGAACCTTAAACACATCTTCTTCCCATCACATGTAAACAGGTGGAGAAATAAAGGACCCGGGGCTTGGCTTCTTTCCTGGTACATGATGCTCCTAATGGAACATCCCCATTTATGTCAATCAGAGGTTCCTCCTTTGAGGCCATTGTTTTCTTTCATGCTGTCTCCCTTCTCTTCAGTGAGCGAAACTTATCTTCCTAAATAGCCTCACAGAACCCAGTGGGGTGTGACGTGGACATCCAGGGGGCATTCAGAGGACAGAGTCCCTGTTGTGGCGTCTTGGCTGAAGTTCACATGTCGGAAAAGTGAGCCACATTAGCAGCCTCTGGGTATTTGAGCCCAAAACTTTGTTCACTTGGGGTTGGGGTCAGAGACCTGGCAGTCTTTATCAGCACGCAAGAGAATCTGGAAAGGAAGCGACAACAGTTGCAGCTGAGAACTCAGCTCCTGTGGGCCTGGGTTTCTCTCCCAACTCCAGTCTCCCAGCTGA
The sequence above is drawn from the Capricornis sumatraensis isolate serow.1 chromosome 18, serow.2, whole genome shotgun sequence genome and encodes:
- the INSYN2B gene encoding protein INSYN2B — translated: MAQQSMKVRPVLLKRNSLESVELVKQPHHRRSKSQQVRFKEDGTSKAPPGLAEVDVQTSEDPAVMGKTQASRHHHLPTYSLSFPRSQKAGGFRNIAIQTSPSLRKHFPVFKRKRLTASKSLVEMPTASQSAIQVNGNLSEQDIVSSELAYLRLAQHLEDGPRRVKVSHPFLPRMSKVQSNGPVSLCFEAGTWRALEKVTAAIQVPDDIYHSPTWAGRESTLSPDRSAEISNSIPPLVDRRPGDGRRQLPPDSESIPSCLNAPSRANHTPGTGNPQPELLLPKDNSDDKDLGPLSSRSKERCAPSHPRTHSSPPPGSQSQPAQPGGASDCSSLSNNYQDLQSLETNSESGSAPVCQEQTAKNPIKSDIPELQNCPGSGHLPSSLLNQETKQQRVTGGINPIHLAQGELCDLQGRLQSVEESLHSNQEKIKVLLNVIQDLEKARALTEGRNFYRTGQDLNNCSTCQNTACIIYSVEYDFRQQEGRFHEVLQGLEEAELAEEASPPPKSPAEPPVPEKQDLRRKTKKVKKKCFWWI